The DNA segment TTTTGAATAGGAATTCACCTTATCATCTTTCCTTGTTGCTTATGAACTTATCATTTggccttttcttttctcttcaacATACCTTTTTGCAACTTTTCTTTTGACACTTCAAACCATTTTTCTTGAATCTACAACTTGAACAGCTTTACCCAGTTGATATATTGTCTGgtaaattacatataatataacGTACAAGTTATTCGGCTCAatgggatgaggtttgcacccacttatatactatgaaagactctaatctctagtcgatgtgggatctccaacatctATACCACTTACTCATGgttaaagtattatttttattgcaTGTGATTTTTCTGTTACACTTACGCATTTGAATTATTATACCTAGCGTCAAATAGGAAGAGTTGGTGGTGGAGTGGAGATGGGTAACAGAATAAGGTATTTTAAACTGTTTTGATAGTGGTGGAGTgacttatatttatttatttctaccACAGAATGATTCAGATGACACATTAACAGACGTAGTTGTCGATGAAGACGATCTTTCAGGAAGAAGTGATGTTATAGGAATAGAAGATGAAATAGTGATAGCCAAAAAAGCTCTTTCAGAGGCGCAACACAGAGAAGAGGTTTTTGAGAAAGAGAGAGATCAATTACTTGAAGAACTTGCTCGTTCTGAGGCTAAAAATCAGGAATACATCAATACCATTTTACATGACAAGGAAGTAGCTATAGCAGAACTTGAGGCTGCGAAATCTCTTTTCCAGAAAAAGCTGGAGGACTCAGTGGAAGAGAAGTTCAGCTTGGAATCTAAGCTGGTCCTTGCAAAGCAAGATGCTGTTGATCTTGCTGTGCAGGTTGAAAAATTAGCAGAGGTTGCTTTCCAGCAGGCAACTTCTCATATACTAGAAGATGCTCAACTCAGAATTTCGTCTGCTGAAACCACAGCTGCTGAAGCAGCTCATCTGATTGAAAAGCAAATTAAGGATGCAACTGAGGGAACAATATCATCCATTGTGGAAAAATCAAGTCATGCTATAGAGAGGGCTTTGGTTGTGGCAGAGGAAGCAGGTGAACTTGCAAAGAGGTCCGTGGAGACATTTATAGATGGTACATCTGCATTTACTGAAGTTGCTGATGTCCAGGCAGAAAATATCAAGTTACAGGGAATAATTAGTGATATAGAATCTCAGTTGATGGTTGCAAGAAATGAGGCTGATAAACTGAATTTAGAGTTAGAGAACACCAGAGAGCAGTTACTGGCATTCGAACAAAGAGCTAATGATGCAGAGAAAGCTTTGCTTGACTTTCAGGAGTCAAGCAGTAAAAACAGACTCAAGCAGGAGGAGGAGATGAAGTCAATGTTGGacaaagtgaagaaagatgtggCAGAAAGAGCGAAGGCTATTTCCAAGGCTTTTAAGGCTGACTTGAAGAACATCAAGGCTACTGTTGAAGCTGCCAAAGAAGTGGTTCATAGTAAAGATTATGCCTACCTAAGAAGATGTGAAGCACTGCAGAGATCGTTAAAGGCATCAGAAGATACTTTGAAGACATGGAGACAGAGAGCTGAAATGGCTGAATCATTGCTATTGAAGGGAAGGCTACAAGATGAAGGGGATGAAGATTCTATCTATGTTGTTAATGGGGGACGGATAGATCTTTTGACGGATGTTGATTCTCAAAAATGGAAACTACTGAGTGATGGTCCTCGTAGAGAGATACCTCAGTGGATGGCAAGAAGGATTAACGCTGTCTCTCCCAAATTTCCACCAAAAAAAGTGGATGTTGCTGAAGCATTCACATCAAAATTCAGGTCCTTGGAGTTGCCTACAGCAGATGAAGTATGGTCCATTGCTCGAGAAAAGCCAAAGGACGGGGATGCTCTAGTTGAACATGTTTATGAAAGAGAAACAATTGAGAAGAAGCGGAAGGCATTGGAGCGTGCTCTTCAACGGAAGACTGTACAATGGCAAAGAGCTCCTGAACAAACAACATTAGGTGGTTTTAGTACATTTcttgaaattaaatatataaattgctTCCGAAaagatttattttgtttatgtgGTCCACTTATAGcatttaaattttaacataatttcaaTGCAGAGCCAGGAACAGGAACAGGACGTGAGATTGTGGTTAGTGAATTTGCTTACTTAATAATTTCACAGTTTTTTTGCTTAAAGGTGTATTAACCACAAATGCATTTTGATCCAATAACATGTGgtgattataattataaaatgtgTTTTACCCCCTTGTAGTATATAAAGAGTTTGCTGAGTTGTGTGTTTAGGTACGCATATAATGCATTgtttatattctattttttttttcagctcATTGTTTATATTCTAATAATGATATAATTAAAGATACAATGAGTGAAATTCTAGCTGTACAATCATTTCATATTTCCCTATTTACATAGAACCAATCATATCTTTAACAGCATGTAATTCTTGTGGTTATTCCATTTTAAGTGGTCTTTCATCTAACTTACTTTTACATGGTACTTTATCTTGTGTAAATTGAAGAAGTGTAGTATTATGCAGTACTATACATGTTGAAACACTAAAGCATTTAGTGATTGTGTACTACGTGCTGATGCTCATTGATTTGACCAAATTGCCTTTCATTTTGTTTCATCGCATGCATTGTTTTATTTGTATGTTTCTATCTGCTATTTTTCATCAGCTATTGTTATTTTATGTATTCTTTATGTGCATTTTCTGTTGTATGTATTTACCTATTAAAAGGGGAAGAAgtaaaagaattatttttgATGAATTTTCTTTTAACAAGTTTCAAGGTTTTAACTGGGAGAGCTGGAGAAGGCGCTGGTATCTGGAATTAGCAGCTAAAACAGCTGATTTATCTCATTGTGGCGTGACAGCAGTGTGGCTGCCACCACCAACACAATCTGTTGCTCCTCAAGGTGTTGCTTGCTTTCTTATGTATTATTTCACCAATATTGATATTTAGAATAGGAAAATTCATATTTCAGTTTATCTTTAAGATTAGTCTATCTTCTTTaataaagaaactaaaaaataaatgatgataTGATAGTCTCTGCTAAATCTATTATTGGGCCACTTGCATTTTCATGCTCCAGGTCCAGGTCCATAGTCCAGGTAGTGAGATGGTGTGTTGGAACTTAGAAGCCAACTTATTTGTGGTTACCTCTAGGCTTCATTGTCTTGAAAAATGTACATACGAAGGGATTGACCAGAAAAGACTAAGTGCAGCATCATAGTTGGAGCCACCAAAGTGTTGGCTCTTAGCAGATTGACATCTCAAATCAAGTACAAAATAAGACTTAAGTAGTGCTCGGCTTCGAACATAGGCTATGGGTAATCTCATTGCAAGTTGGTTTTGTTGGGATCAGTTTGACCCTATGTCCAAATTCCAAGACTCTAAGACTTGAAGGGGCATCCTGTGATCATAGTAGAAGaccatatttcatttttttcccttttttattGGGTTGTATATCTATTTATAGAAGACCAAACAATCTGCATAATATGATTGCATGATCATAAGCATTCAGATtgtgtatttattttatgtcCTGATTCCGATTAATTCATGCTAAGGCTGATGGTGTTCCAGTCATCTGCTGTTACTTTACCTTTAAGTTTGTTTACTTATATCGAGAATAAGACTAGATTTTCTTCCACATTGAATGGTTGTTTTCAACTGAACCAAGTACAACATTTTAACTTAATTGGTATAAAAAATGTTacaaccttttcacaaacaaacAAGTAAGGTCTTTCCCGAAAAAATccgtattatttatttttagtgttATTCTTATCCATATAATGCAATAATATGATAAATCTGTGACAGATGATGCACTCATAAACTGTAGAAACTATATGCAGGTTATATGCCTTCTGATCTTTACAACTTGAATTCTTCCTATGGTTCGGTGGAAGAGCTTAAATACTGTATAGAGGAAATGCATTCTCAAGATTTGCTGGTAAGTTGTGGTGCTAATTTTGAACCATTTTGAATACCTAACATGTATCTAGGCAACTAATCTCTTCAGATATTTATGGGGTTTAGGTGTCCAAAAGTGACTACTTCAAGTCCCCcctttaaatttgaattaaaatttacatttcTTTTGGGGGTTAAATTATTCTGTTTAAATCACAAAAAAGGAAACTAATTGGTTATtggaattaattaatttttttaattattaagtgCATGCTTGGATTAAAGTTGACAAACTTAATTTTGTAGTATTCATATTGCAAAATAAACTTGGTCTTGCTTTTATAAAACTGAGTTTTCATGTAAAATACAAGTGGTTGGACATACTTTTGAGGGTAACCAAGCATGtcaaaaaattgattttgttctccAAACTGAGTTCTCATGTAAAATTAAGTGTTTGGACATACTTTTGAGGGTATCCAAACatgtaaaaaaattgattttgttctccAAACTGACTATAGAGCCATTCTTAACATGAATCCAAACATGCCCTAACTGGTAGTGAGAATGTTAAGTCATTTTATTTAAGATCACAGTTAAATTTTTGGGATAAACTGTATGGGCGTGATAGTAAATCATGGTTGTTTTAAATGGCATACCCTTTTTTTAGGACACTTAAAGGAAACAAttaagtacctttttatgacaACAAGAGAAATGCAAACATCAATCAGTTATTGCTGAATGCTGTAAGGAAatattttgatgatttttttgaGTTTCATTTCAACTTGTGAGGGTTTCACTGTTGCTCAAATGAATTTATATAGTTAAAGTTTTTCTATTGTAGTAAtacttatatttcatatttataattttttaaagatttttccTTTGTAAATAGGCCTTGGGAGACGTTGTACTTAACCATCGATGTGCACAGCAACAGGTAAATTATTGTTTAGCCTGAGTTGTTTTTATATTTGCTGAGAAAGGTTATCAAGCATTATTTGGGCCACTGATTAAAAGTTTGAAATTAGATATTGGGGTTGTTTAAACTGTTTTAAGAGCACAGTGTCAAGTCTTAAGCATAcctttattttgttaattttgtaatAAAGGTCCTGGTATACTAAAGTAATATTTAGTTATGGTATGAGATAGCTGTGAGATAGCTTTGTCTTCATTCCAAACTGCATGATGAGTGAGATTGAGCCATGAAAGGGTTTCATAATTCCTTTCTTTTATAGCATGGGATTTCAGGTCAGTActtattttgtcattttttgTGATACCATAAGCCCCAGAATATACTGTGATCAACTGATCTGCCCTTGCTTCCTCCATTTTTCGTGGAGAAATTATTTCAGCACAAGTGGGTGTCCATGCTAAGTTCAAGTCACTCCTATGTGAGGCGTGTTAGAAATGTAAAACTATTCTAGTATTCTACCTAATAGCTCAAGCTTTTAGAAAAGTTGGCTTTTGACTATGTGGAATAAGATGCTACTCGATAGTCATCCTATCCATCTAACCCAACTCTATGCATTGACTAAAAATTTCATTCACAATTTCAGTGCTCCAATGTTAACACCTAAGGCAAGAAAATTCTCTGAAAGCACTAGTCTTTGAATTCACTTTGTTCTAAAATGTGCCGAAATTTGTTAATTGTGGATTGTCTTAGTCTGGAGATGCTAGGTTGCCTATGATTGTTTTGATCTTGGACTCggtattatttaaattttatatccaGCACTAGCATATGAAACATGGGGTAATCTTTTCAAAGGCACAGTTCATAATTCAGGCATCAGGTGGCTGTTATATAAATcaacaatttttatttgtttcagAGTCCAAATGGTGTTTGGAACATTTTTGGTGGCAAGCTTGCATGGGGACCTGAAGCAATTGTATGTGATGATCCAAATTTTGAGGGGCGTGGAAATCCTTCAAGCGGTATATCTATACATCCTATGCAGATGATGCATTAGTTCAATTTTGTCTTTTGGATATGTAATTTTCAAGAGACTTTTGGAGTTGTTTCTTGTCATTCTAAATAAAACAAAGGTTGACCAAATTTGTGCGAGGAAAAATAGAAGAATCTCATGAAACcattattttgtaattaatcTGAGTATGTCCCACTTTCAAATCAAGGTTCCTAAAATGAGTACACTGTACTTGTGTCTTATTGAGATGAAAGTCTAAAATATGGCACATTTTCCTCACTAAGACTGCACAACACTTTACCAAACACTTCCACAATATAAGTCAACACAATGCTTTACCAGTTAGTACATTGATGATTAGGAGGTTTTATTTATCTAGACATTTTTAATGCTATTTGTAGGTGATATCTTCCATGCTGCACCCAATATTGATCATTCTCAGGATTTTGTAAGGAAAGATATCAAGGGGTGGTTGAACTGGCTTCGCAATGATATAGGTTTTGATGGATGGCGTCTTGACTTTGTTAGGTATCTTTTTGTCTGCTGAAGCATACTGAGGGTTTATGACAATTTCTTTACTAATTAAGTCTGTATGTTTTActgaaaaaaattgtgttatcCACATTATTGATCTTTATTTATAATCAAGGACAAGGATTAAACAATGTACGTAAGGATACatggaaattaaattaaaagggaTCCCTAATTTCTAGCTTTACAAGTTTCTATATTTACAGTAATGTAATCATACATTAACAAAGTCCTACTAAATTGCTCTTTTATCAATTGACCAAAAAAATTGGAATAAATTCCTAAGTAAATGCAATCAATCAGTCACTTGGCATAACCTTCACCACTCTTGTGATGTATGACAAGTCCATTTTAGTGTATGTTGCTTGATAAAGTCAGTTTGATTTGTTATATTGCAGTTGATAAGAATCAATTCCTTTGTAGTCACTACAGCAATGTATTGCGAGAGCAAAGAAATAAACCGAGTGGCCTAGAATTCAATCCTTGCCTCTCTTACTAAATTTtctgtaaataaaataaagtagcCTCTGGTTTCAGTATATAGGGTCAATCACATTTCAAGCCCAATGGATGATCTATCATGTAAAGTTGGTTTTGATCCTTGCTTAATAGCTTAAGCTTTGAGGTGAAGTGTTTCTTTGACAAAAACTGGCCATTGGAAAATGCTAAAATAGAGCTTGTAATAGTTGTTAAACAGCATTCTTTTCATAGTATAAAAGAATCAGAAGTATTTAAGAACATTGTTATAATTTTAGTTTGCTTACTGAAAATAGTGTAGTCAAAGAATAAAAATTGTCAATAGGAAATTCTTACCTTCATATCTCATATCAATGGTCTTACAAGCGATAAGAAGATACTTATTGAAGTATGCTCAAAGGAGCCTAACATCTGAAATGTTTTAGTAGTCTATCTTTACTATATACTTATACATTTTTAGCTTTTATCACATGGAACTTGAGAAGATAATCTGgttcttttttgtttcttaactgaCTTATTCTCATGTAAAATTTGATAACCCCTCATTTGCTGTCTGCAGAGGCTTCTCTGGCACATACGTAAAAGAATATATTGAAGCATCAAATCCTGTATTTGCCATTGGAGAATACTGGGACAGCTTGGGCTATGAACACGGAAGTTTGTGTTACAACCAAGGTTATAGTGCAATGGTTGCAGACTCATGTTATATTAGATCTAATTAAAGGGACAAAACaggtttaaataaaaaaagaaccTTTGTTTTTAGCTTAGCTGGAAAATATATGACATCCTTTACTAATTCATTTTTCAAACATTATGTTGGAGATGTGTAATGATTTTGGAAATGTTtgcaatgattttaattttacatgGAGAAAATGAATAGAAAATGTAGTGGTGCAGGTATCAGGGGAGTCTTAAATATTATTAGCAGTCCTGTAGGTCATCAGAGCATGATCTTTGTTCCAAGAACATGGCAGGTTGTAAACGGAAGTTATGCGAATTGAAAccaataaattttagttttactaCTGGCAACCTTATTTGGCCTTCTATGAGTAAATATATGTTATATCATAGGATGTGACACAATTTGAGCACTCATTTGCAAGAAGAATCAACTTGTAGTCTTTGTACCTTTTAGGAAACTACACTACATATGACAGTTTGTGGAAGCGATAACATGGATTTACAACTATTTATTTGTTATCAACTTACTTCCCAGCTATGAAGacacaatattttttatgttactAATATTGCTCGTTGAATATGGTGTTTAACTTGAAGATATTCTGTAGTACCACCATTTGTGTTCATACCAAATATGTGATATTCTATGCTTGTTTATTATCTGTTGGTTGCAATATATGAAACATTTCCAATATAATCAATTTTTATACTATTGTCTTACAAGCTATTCATGGTGCTTATAATGATTAGATCCTCATCGGCAACGGATAATCAATTGGATCAATGCAACTGGTGGTACTTCATCTGCATTTGATATAACGACAAAGGTACCCTATCCACAACAGTTAATGAGGTTTCTTGGTGACCTCATGTCCTTTTAAGTTTTGTTGTCTAAATGAGCAAGACTTCTTTTTCACAAGGAGTTTTCAAACTTTGATATTACAATTATTAGCAGCATGACTGTGATTTGACTGCTGTAGTATTTTTTCGTTTAGAAATTGTCTTAGCCAAGTTTTGATTGTTTTTGTCACCGGAGGAGGCAGGTGAATAATAAAAGCAAAAAATTTTAGGCTATAACTTTGTATTATCTTGCTGCAAAATTGTTATTCTTTCTGTATGTAACCCTTTCTCAGGGGATACTTCATTCTGCTCTGCATAATGAATATTGGAGACTGATTGATCCTCAAGGGAAACCAACAGGAGTGATGGGATGGTGGCCTTCTCGTGCTGTTACATTCTTAGAGAACCATGATACTGGCTCCACACAGGTTTCAACTCTCTCTTTCCTTCTgatgaaacatttttttttatcagcaataaggATTGAATAACACGAATCACTTAAgaggtggttcaacccttatacatacctATATAATAGGACCCAATTTTTCTGGTCTTCCAAACCATCAAAAAGAGAGAGTAAAAAATAATCTACCACTATAAATCCCGTACAATCTCAAAACAAACCCATTACAATCTCATTGCAACCATAACAAGGGGCAAAATAGAACAACAGACCTTAGCTACCAACCCAATAGCCCACAAAAACCAACAACCATCAAAATAGAGATACCTATCACCCTAAACTGGATCATGccaattaaataaatttcaaacaCGATAAAAGAACAAGAAATGTACAAAACAGTTAGAAAAAAATTTGTTGTTAGTGATTATTGAATTACAAAGGTTTTCTCTTTCTGTATTGTTGCATTTATATTACCACCTTTTAAGCTCATGTTACCACCTAACCATGCTAGATAATGAGAAAAATggatttaatatttctttttactTTCAGGGTCACTGGCCATTTCCACGGGATAAACTCATGCAAGGATATGCATATATTTTGACTCATCCCGGAACTGTAAGTCCTTAAGAAAACAGCATCCAATACTTTCATTACACATACCTGTCATTGTTGAAGATAGTTCAATAgtattttcttgaaaaaaatgAATGGTATATGTGATCACTTAAATTTAGTTTCTTGTTCTCAAGGACCAAGGAAGGAATTCAGGTAATGTGTTTGCTTGCACAAATATTTGAGTCCCcgtattgtgtttttttttgcaGCCTGCAATATTTTATGACCATTTCTATGATTTTGGCATACATGATATGATAACTGAGTTGATTGAGGCTCGGAGGCGAGCCGGGATCCATTGCCGGAGCTCTATAAAGATATTCCATGCAAACAATGAAGGTTATGTTTCTCAGGTTGGTGATGCATTAGTATTGAAGCTAGGGCAGTTTGATTGGAATCCCTCCAAGGAGAACCAGTTGGAAGGGAGTTGGCAGAAGTTTGTTGACAAAGGACCAGACTACCAAGTGTGGTTGAGACAATAGATTAATGCCAATCTGTTTGTTTAaatttgtcttttctgtaatgGAAATGAAaaatagattcaataaagaacATATGAATGGAATAAAAAGAACAATCTTTTGTTTGTAATATATAGTCTCCAAACAGGTAAGGTATTTGTTATCTACTTCATACTTCATATCAGCTTGAGTCAAATGCCTTCATATAAGAACAATACTTTTTTATCTGCATATTAAGTTGCATTTGTTTACATATAGCCGTGTGTATTTATTCAACCAAGTGTTCTTACATTGCATCCTTGCAATTTTGTGAGTCCATGCATACTGAGTGTAGTTACAATTTTGTAGGCATAAATACTTGCAAAGACACAATGTGAAGCATGGTTTACTCTAACTATAGGAAATATAAGTATTTTTGATAACTTTTTTACAA comes from the Phaseolus vulgaris cultivar G19833 chromosome 8, P. vulgaris v2.0, whole genome shotgun sequence genome and includes:
- the LOC137824205 gene encoding uncharacterized protein → MGAAMLPDAAFGLFPRCSLVPRHPLICRITSARLIRKRNYFFADQRISKSAHIVFSHSNDSDDTLTDVVVDEDDLSGRSDVIGIEDEIVIAKKALSEAQHREEVFEKERDQLLEELARSEAKNQEYINTILHDKEVAIAELEAAKSLFQKKLEDSVEEKFSLESKLVLAKQDAVDLAVQVEKLAEVAFQQATSHILEDAQLRISSAETTAAEAAHLIEKQIKDATEGTISSIVEKSSHAIERALVVAEEAGELAKRSVETFIDGTSAFTEVADVQAENIKLQGIISDIESQLMVARNEADKLNLELENTREQLLAFEQRANDAEKALLDFQESSSKNRLKQEEEMKSMLDKVKKDVAERAKAISKAFKADLKNIKATVEAAKEVVHSKDYAYLRRCEALQRSLKASEDTLKTWRQRAEMAESLLLKGRLQDEGDEDSIYVVNGGRIDLLTDVDSQKWKLLSDGPRREIPQWMARRINAVSPKFPPKKVDVAEAFTSKFRSLELPTADEVWSIAREKPKDGDALVEHVYERETIEKKRKALERALQRKTVQWQRAPEQTTLEPGTGTGREIVFQGFNWESWRRRWYLELAAKTADLSHCGVTAVWLPPPTQSVAPQGYMPSDLYNLNSSYGSVEELKYCIEEMHSQDLLALGDVVLNHRCAQQQSPNGVWNIFGGKLAWGPEAIVCDDPNFEGRGNPSSGDIFHAAPNIDHSQDFVRKDIKGWLNWLRNDIGFDGWRLDFVRGFSGTYVKEYIEASNPVFAIGEYWDSLGYEHGSLCYNQDPHRQRIINWINATGGTSSAFDITTKGILHSALHNEYWRLIDPQGKPTGVMGWWPSRAVTFLENHDTGSTQGHWPFPRDKLMQGYAYILTHPGTPAIFYDHFYDFGIHDMITELIEARRRAGIHCRSSIKIFHANNEGYVSQVGDALVLKLGQFDWNPSKENQLEGSWQKFVDKGPDYQVWLRQ